A stretch of Lysinibacillus agricola DNA encodes these proteins:
- a CDS encoding TetR/AcrR family transcriptional regulator yields MNKRREQKEVRREQILNAGLDLFIRNGYQGTTTKEIGDAVGISQGLLFHYFGSKEEVYLELLNRAKASMSVIGISEGEFAQPLEYINVIVTSILDSFKTHPLSPKLLMLVAQTQIASNLPDTIQQVAKDLAASEGFESLVKEGQVKGVIREGDSKALAGCFYSAIQGVAQTYVCFPDIPLPQSSWLVDILKK; encoded by the coding sequence ATGAATAAACGCCGCGAACAGAAGGAAGTTAGACGAGAGCAAATTCTAAACGCGGGCTTAGATTTGTTTATTAGAAATGGTTATCAAGGGACTACAACTAAAGAGATTGGTGACGCAGTTGGAATTAGCCAAGGATTACTGTTTCATTATTTCGGCTCTAAGGAAGAGGTATACCTTGAACTTTTAAATCGAGCTAAAGCTAGTATGTCTGTAATTGGGATTTCAGAAGGGGAATTTGCACAACCGTTAGAGTATATAAATGTGATCGTTACTTCGATACTGGATTCCTTTAAAACTCATCCATTATCGCCAAAACTATTAATGTTAGTTGCTCAAACGCAAATAGCAAGTAACTTACCAGATACGATCCAACAAGTTGCAAAGGACCTTGCTGCATCTGAGGGATTTGAAAGTCTAGTAAAAGAGGGGCAAGTTAAGGGAGTAATACGAGAGGGTGATTCTAAAGCACTCGCGGGTTGTTTTTATTCAGCAATTCAAGGTGTTGCTCAAACGTATGTATGCTTCCCAGATATCCCGTTACCTCAAAGTAGTTGGTTAGTAGATATTTTGAAAAAGTAA
- a CDS encoding ABC transporter substrate-binding protein — MKSNLKKLSFLLFGLVLMLAACGSGGSSSSDSKGNEKNNVSESGNEDGKTYKIGITQIVEHPSLNAATEGFKKAIEESGLKVEYDPQIAQGDNSLNTTIANNLVSANVDLIFANSTPSAQAAATATSDIPIIFTSVTDAVDAQLIESMEKPGKNVTGTIDLHPDTISNTVSFLKELGAKKVGMVYNAGEQNSVAQVKEVKKVMGEQGLTVVEASAATSAEVKQAAESLIGKADAFYIITDNTVVSALESVIDVANANKLPLIVGELDSVARGGLAAYGFEYFDIGYEAGQMAVKILKGEATPADTPAQYPQNLKLLINKKVADDLGIDIKDSWGAELLEK, encoded by the coding sequence GTGAAGAGCAATTTAAAAAAGCTTTCGTTCCTGTTATTTGGGTTAGTTTTAATGCTTGCTGCTTGTGGTAGCGGTGGCTCTAGTTCATCTGATTCGAAAGGGAACGAAAAGAATAATGTAAGCGAGAGCGGCAATGAAGATGGCAAAACATATAAAATCGGGATTACTCAAATAGTTGAGCATCCATCTTTAAATGCTGCAACGGAAGGTTTCAAAAAAGCAATTGAAGAATCTGGCTTAAAAGTTGAATACGATCCACAAATAGCGCAAGGGGATAACAGTCTTAACACGACGATTGCAAACAATCTAGTAAGTGCGAACGTAGATTTAATATTTGCAAACTCTACGCCGTCCGCACAAGCGGCAGCAACAGCAACTAGTGATATTCCAATTATCTTTACTTCTGTAACAGATGCTGTTGACGCACAGTTAATTGAATCTATGGAGAAGCCAGGGAAAAATGTAACGGGTACGATCGATTTACATCCTGATACTATTTCGAACACAGTGTCATTCTTAAAGGAATTAGGTGCGAAAAAAGTAGGTATGGTGTACAACGCTGGTGAGCAAAACTCAGTAGCACAAGTAAAAGAAGTGAAAAAAGTTATGGGCGAGCAAGGCCTAACTGTGGTTGAGGCATCTGCTGCAACTTCTGCGGAGGTAAAACAAGCTGCTGAATCATTAATTGGTAAAGCAGATGCATTCTATATCATTACTGATAATACAGTAGTTTCTGCTCTAGAATCTGTGATTGATGTAGCGAATGCCAATAAATTACCACTTATTGTAGGGGAGCTTGACTCTGTGGCACGTGGTGGCTTAGCGGCATATGGTTTTGAATATTTCGATATCGGTTATGAAGCTGGTCAAATGGCTGTAAAGATTCTAAAAGGTGAAGCAACACCTGCCGATACACCAGCGCAATACCCACAAAACTTAAAACTATTAATAAATAAAAAAGTAGCAGATGATTTAGGAATCGACATTAAAGATTCTTGGGGTGCAGAGCTTTTAGAAAAGTAA